From a region of the Paenibacillus lutimineralis genome:
- a CDS encoding bifunctional transcriptional activator/DNA repair enzyme AdaA: MIHNEERKIEYYKALVEKRSEYEGVFYVGVKSTGVFCRPTCPARKPKYENCEFYETAQQALLASFRPCQRCRPLSHPNQVSDIVRLLVEAVEQNPEKRWKGRDFKALSIDESTARRQFKKRFGMTFVEYARARRMGLALKSIRSGEKIIDTQLASGYDSSSGFRDAFSRIMGAPPTLLDDSHILKAAWLDTRLGPMIAISDENELYLLEFVDRRGLEREVERLRKRLKAAIIPGQTKPIQWIEQELTQYFEGTLTEFRTPLHLIGSPFQQSVWEQLRQIPPGGTRSYADIAMALGKPTAYRAVAQANGANQLAIVIPCHRVINTNGELGGYGGGIARKEWLLNHEKRP, from the coding sequence ATGATCCATAACGAGGAACGAAAAATCGAATATTATAAGGCGCTTGTCGAGAAAAGATCTGAATATGAAGGCGTCTTCTACGTTGGTGTCAAATCCACAGGTGTGTTTTGCCGGCCGACTTGCCCTGCTAGGAAGCCAAAATACGAAAACTGTGAGTTTTATGAGACTGCTCAGCAAGCACTTCTGGCATCCTTTCGCCCTTGTCAGCGCTGCCGCCCCTTGTCGCATCCGAATCAAGTCTCGGATATCGTCCGGCTACTCGTCGAAGCGGTTGAGCAAAACCCGGAGAAGCGATGGAAGGGGCGCGATTTCAAGGCTCTATCCATCGATGAATCCACTGCCCGCCGTCAGTTCAAGAAGCGCTTTGGCATGACGTTCGTCGAATACGCTCGGGCACGTCGAATGGGACTCGCTTTGAAGAGCATCCGATCGGGGGAGAAGATTATCGATACGCAATTAGCTTCAGGGTACGATTCCAGTAGCGGATTTAGAGATGCCTTTTCCCGTATCATGGGCGCACCTCCTACACTTCTTGATGACAGCCATATTCTCAAGGCAGCGTGGCTGGACACGCGGCTCGGCCCTATGATTGCCATATCGGATGAAAACGAATTGTATTTGTTAGAGTTCGTGGACCGTCGAGGACTAGAACGCGAGGTTGAACGACTAAGAAAAAGATTGAAAGCAGCGATAATTCCCGGCCAGACAAAACCCATTCAATGGATTGAACAAGAACTAACTCAATATTTCGAGGGTACGTTAACTGAGTTCAGGACCCCTCTTCATCTTATAGGGTCACCTTTTCAGCAGAGCGTATGGGAGCAATTAAGGCAGATTCCACCTGGGGGAACTCGTTCTTACGCCGACATTGCGATGGCGCTTGGCAAGCCTACCGCATATCGCGCAGTAGCTCAAGCGAACGGCGCTAATCAGCTGGCGATTGTCATTCCCTGTCACCGCGTGATCAATACCAATGGCGAGCTCGGCGGATATGGTGGTGGAATCGCACGTAAAGAATGGCTGCTAAATCATGAGAAACGGCCCTGA
- a CDS encoding cupin domain-containing protein, with translation MDKHNAEYYISKLGLEPHPEGGYYKRTFESGEKTSDQELSVSFEGTRLLYTSIYFLLGSNNISHFHRLKSDELWYYHAGSPLTVHVIDENGEYKEFKLGINLDEGEVPQVLVPKNTIFGSSVTDQDTFSLVGCMVSPGFEFRDFELFTQDELLAKYPQHKDAIMKLAYEVIPG, from the coding sequence ATGGATAAACACAATGCAGAGTATTACATATCCAAACTGGGGCTCGAACCCCATCCGGAAGGGGGATATTACAAAAGAACGTTTGAATCTGGGGAAAAAACTTCAGATCAAGAACTGTCTGTTTCCTTTGAGGGAACAAGATTGTTGTATACAAGCATCTACTTCTTATTAGGCTCAAATAATATCTCTCATTTCCATCGTTTGAAATCCGATGAGTTATGGTATTATCACGCGGGGAGTCCATTAACGGTACATGTCATTGATGAGAATGGAGAATATAAAGAGTTTAAATTAGGAATAAACTTGGATGAGGGAGAAGTCCCACAAGTGCTAGTCCCAAAAAATACTATCTTTGGTTCATCCGTTACGGATCAAGATACCTTCTCTTTAGTAGGGTGCATGGTTTCGCCTGGTTTTGAGTTCCGAGATTTTGAGTTATTTACACAGGACGAGCTCTTGGCTAAATACCCTCAACATAAGGATGCCATCATGAAGTTGGCCTATGAAGTGATCCCAGGTTAA
- a CDS encoding FAD-dependent oxidoreductase, with product MTTFDAIIIGFGKGGKTLAVELSNHNWKVAVIERSNKMYGGTCINIACIPTKFLAHRAKQEQVKEVQDPKVRLALYDQAIQEKDELTAFLRQKNYNNLAQHENIQVFEGTASFVSDHEVQVTSDKETTVLSAPQIFINTGAETIIPNIPGARESQHVYTSTSIMDLKKLPKKLVIIGGGYIGLEFASIYRQFGSEVTILEGGSKFITREDRDVADAVYDVLSKKGIDLILNAKVIGLQDAQEGIILSYEVSGNAIELHVDAVLLATGRKPNVNGLNLEAAGVKLDERGAIQVDVHLRTSVSHIWALGDVKGGPQFTYISLDDYRIVKDDLFGNGTRRTEDRNNVPYSVFIDPPLSRVGLSEEEARQKKYNIKVAKLPAATIPRARLIQETDGFLKAIVDADTNKILGATLFCAESSEVINMVSMAIQMEQPYTFLRDHIFTHPTMSEALNDLFSQIKA from the coding sequence ATGACAACATTTGATGCAATCATTATTGGATTTGGGAAAGGCGGAAAAACACTGGCTGTGGAGCTCTCTAACCACAATTGGAAGGTGGCGGTTATCGAGCGATCCAATAAGATGTATGGAGGAACTTGTATCAATATCGCCTGTATACCAACGAAATTCTTAGCTCACCGAGCAAAACAAGAACAAGTTAAAGAGGTTCAAGATCCGAAGGTGCGGCTCGCTCTTTATGATCAAGCCATTCAGGAAAAGGATGAACTCACTGCCTTCCTGCGTCAGAAAAACTATAACAATCTAGCTCAACATGAAAATATTCAAGTATTCGAAGGGACAGCATCATTTGTATCTGATCATGAAGTGCAGGTCACCTCAGATAAAGAGACAACTGTCTTATCTGCACCTCAAATCTTCATTAATACAGGCGCTGAGACGATCATCCCTAATATTCCAGGCGCCCGTGAGAGTCAGCATGTTTACACAAGCACGTCCATCATGGACCTGAAAAAACTGCCGAAGAAGCTGGTGATTATCGGTGGCGGCTATATTGGTTTGGAGTTTGCGTCCATCTATCGTCAATTTGGCTCTGAAGTAACCATTTTAGAGGGGGGATCCAAGTTCATTACCCGTGAAGATCGAGATGTAGCGGATGCCGTGTATGACGTGCTCTCAAAGAAGGGTATTGACCTTATACTGAATGCTAAAGTCATTGGACTCCAGGATGCACAAGAAGGAATAATTCTATCCTATGAGGTATCGGGCAATGCTATAGAACTGCATGTAGATGCTGTGTTACTGGCAACGGGCAGAAAACCTAATGTGAATGGTCTTAATCTGGAAGCAGCAGGTGTCAAGCTAGATGAACGTGGCGCTATCCAAGTCGATGTGCATCTAAGAACTTCCGTCTCCCATATTTGGGCACTAGGCGATGTGAAGGGCGGGCCACAGTTTACTTATATTTCGCTCGATGATTATCGAATCGTGAAGGATGATCTTTTTGGAAATGGTACCCGTCGTACCGAAGATCGAAATAATGTCCCTTACAGCGTATTCATTGATCCACCGTTATCCCGTGTCGGACTCAGTGAGGAAGAAGCACGTCAGAAAAAGTATAATATTAAAGTGGCGAAACTCCCTGCTGCTACGATCCCTCGTGCTCGCCTCATCCAGGAAACAGACGGATTCTTGAAAGCAATTGTAGATGCCGATACAAATAAGATTCTTGGAGCAACCTTGTTCTGTGCCGAATCCAGCGAAGTCATCAATATGGTGAGCATGGCGATTCAGATGGAACAACCCTATACATTCCTAAGAGACCATATCTTTACTCATCCAACCATGAGTGAGGCTTTGAATGATTTGTTCTCTCAAATCAAAGCATAA
- a CDS encoding glycosyl hydrolase 115 family protein, with protein MEFTITQEMLRNVSATNYSSTMSGALFYLEEEAFSGVNKIAKKVMYDVELVFGYAPQATTDRNQLGKCAVLYGTVGHSPILLELEEKRLIDLSDIKGKREVFLFQVIDCPFEGVEKALIIAGSDKRGTIYGLFHLSEQLGVSPLVDWANVRPERKESFSLSEDLKYISKEPSVRFRGFFINDEWPAFGNWTMRNFGGFNAEMYDHVFELLLRLKGNYLWPAMWSARFYDDGPGLANAERADEYGVVIGASHHEPCLRYGEEYKYLRGKDSIYGDAWNFIGNREGITKFWEDGLKRSGKFESVITVGMRGEADTAIMGKGATLADNIQLLREVIHTQNRLIQENVNPDLSEVPRMLALYKEVEPFFYGDEHTPGLIHSEELEDIILMLCDDNHGNLRTLPTQEMHNHPGGYGMYYHFDYHGGPISFEWINSSYLPKIWEQMTMAYDFGIRDLWIVNVGDISTQEFPLSYFLDLAYDFEKWGTDALNKTGLYTEQWIQQQFAGVFHEDDMEKIFELLTGYTKIAHIRRSEHMNSDVYHPVNYKETDHLLNQIEHLLDMANELYKTVDEGNLPSFFALIYYPTVGNLNLQKMWLLTGKNHYKAKLGEMEANKLAEQIQECMKNDRELVDQYHAIDHGRWYGMGLSEHIGFTKWNEDEARNPILMNVMPANKPRLAVTVDGTTQRSEGSSWHIHKLYMNDFLQPDVAEASFTISSISDLTAEYKITCHQPWLTCSKTSGSLDGKEQTTEIIHVKVNRGAMNDETEGHILIEMPLGSCTIVVNVSKDDFSELPHMIFTETNGYISIEAEHYAINQEAIQPNGDVRRFEVIEGYGKTLSAVKAYPTTKYFTAGKDAPYLEYLFTVQEGGWYEVELYMQPSNPVTKEGLLFCGIQVNEEAIDVINTLPEGYQVDDGHWAQGVLNHIRRHGTGIHCRKGINKLRIYAVSPGFVLEKLVIYPTGKQPADSYLGPTETYYTGKNATRH; from the coding sequence ATGGAATTTACCATTACTCAAGAGATGCTTAGAAATGTAAGCGCTACAAATTATAGTTCAACAATGTCAGGCGCCTTATTTTATCTGGAAGAAGAGGCTTTCAGCGGTGTGAATAAAATTGCTAAAAAGGTGATGTATGACGTAGAGTTGGTCTTTGGTTATGCCCCACAAGCAACAACAGATAGAAATCAGCTTGGAAAATGTGCTGTTCTGTATGGAACCGTGGGCCACAGCCCAATACTGCTCGAGCTTGAGGAGAAAAGGCTGATCGATTTGTCAGACATCAAAGGGAAGAGAGAAGTATTTTTATTCCAAGTTATTGATTGTCCCTTTGAGGGCGTTGAAAAGGCGTTGATTATCGCAGGAAGTGATAAACGCGGCACGATCTACGGTCTTTTTCATCTATCAGAGCAACTTGGGGTTTCTCCGTTGGTGGATTGGGCGAATGTGAGGCCGGAGCGAAAAGAATCGTTCTCTTTGAGTGAGGATTTAAAATATATCTCTAAGGAACCATCCGTTCGTTTTCGCGGCTTTTTTATCAATGATGAGTGGCCGGCCTTTGGCAATTGGACCATGCGGAATTTTGGCGGGTTTAACGCAGAAATGTATGATCATGTTTTTGAGCTGCTGCTAAGATTGAAAGGGAATTATCTCTGGCCTGCGATGTGGTCAGCTCGTTTCTATGATGATGGACCTGGCTTGGCCAATGCAGAACGGGCAGATGAATATGGAGTAGTCATAGGGGCTTCCCACCACGAGCCTTGTTTGCGTTATGGAGAGGAATATAAATATCTCCGTGGTAAGGATTCAATTTATGGCGATGCCTGGAATTTCATTGGGAACCGCGAAGGGATTACAAAATTCTGGGAAGACGGTCTGAAGCGGAGCGGCAAATTCGAGAGTGTGATTACAGTCGGTATGCGTGGTGAGGCGGATACGGCAATTATGGGCAAAGGCGCTACACTTGCCGATAATATTCAATTGCTGCGAGAAGTAATACATACACAGAACCGGTTGATCCAGGAAAATGTCAATCCAGACCTGTCGGAAGTACCAAGAATGTTGGCCTTATATAAAGAGGTGGAACCTTTCTTTTATGGAGATGAGCATACACCAGGATTAATCCATTCCGAGGAGCTTGAGGACATCATACTAATGCTCTGTGATGATAACCATGGGAATCTCCGGACCTTGCCAACCCAAGAAATGCATAACCATCCAGGCGGTTATGGGATGTATTATCATTTTGATTATCATGGCGGGCCGATCTCTTTTGAATGGATTAACAGTTCATACCTCCCGAAAATTTGGGAGCAGATGACGATGGCTTATGACTTCGGAATCCGTGATCTTTGGATCGTCAATGTAGGCGATATTAGTACACAAGAGTTCCCGTTATCTTATTTCCTTGATTTAGCGTATGATTTTGAAAAATGGGGGACTGATGCGCTTAATAAGACGGGTCTATATACTGAACAGTGGATTCAGCAGCAGTTCGCTGGCGTGTTTCATGAGGATGATATGGAGAAGATCTTTGAGCTCCTGACAGGCTATACCAAGATTGCACATATCCGCAGATCTGAACATATGAATTCAGATGTATACCATCCGGTAAATTACAAGGAAACAGATCATTTATTAAATCAAATAGAACACCTATTGGATATGGCTAATGAACTATATAAGACCGTGGATGAGGGGAACTTGCCATCTTTTTTCGCACTAATCTATTATCCAACCGTCGGGAACCTCAATTTGCAGAAAATGTGGTTGTTAACCGGTAAAAATCATTACAAAGCAAAGCTAGGGGAGATGGAAGCCAATAAGCTTGCTGAACAGATTCAAGAATGCATGAAAAACGATAGGGAGCTTGTGGATCAGTATCATGCAATAGATCATGGCAGGTGGTACGGTATGGGGCTCTCTGAGCATATCGGATTCACGAAATGGAATGAAGATGAAGCTCGAAATCCGATCCTCATGAATGTGATGCCTGCGAATAAACCGAGATTGGCAGTTACTGTGGATGGAACGACCCAGCGTAGTGAAGGAAGCTCATGGCATATCCACAAATTATATATGAATGATTTTTTGCAGCCGGATGTTGCGGAAGCTTCATTTACGATTTCGAGTATTAGCGATCTAACGGCTGAGTATAAGATTACATGTCATCAGCCGTGGCTAACCTGTTCTAAGACGAGCGGCAGTTTAGACGGGAAAGAACAAACAACGGAAATCATTCATGTGAAGGTTAACCGTGGCGCGATGAACGACGAGACAGAAGGCCATATTTTAATAGAAATGCCATTAGGCAGCTGCACTATAGTCGTAAATGTATCCAAAGATGACTTTAGTGAACTACCTCATATGATCTTTACCGAGACGAATGGATATATTTCCATAGAAGCTGAACATTATGCGATAAACCAGGAAGCCATCCAGCCGAATGGGGATGTTAGGAGATTTGAAGTGATTGAAGGATACGGCAAAACACTATCTGCTGTAAAGGCTTATCCAACCACGAAATATTTTACTGCAGGCAAAGACGCACCTTACCTGGAGTATCTTTTTACAGTGCAGGAAGGCGGATGGTATGAGGTGGAGCTCTATATGCAGCCGTCTAATCCAGTTACCAAAGAAGGTTTGCTATTCTGTGGGATCCAAGTAAATGAGGAAGCTATTGACGTCATCAATACACTTCCTGAAGGATATCAGGTGGATGACGGTCATTGGGCACAGGGAGTGCTTAATCACATTCGTAGACACGGCACGGGAATCCATTGCCGGAAAGGAATAAATAAACTAAGGATTTATGCAGTAAGTCCGGGTTTTGTATTGGAGAAATTAGTGATCTATCCAACAGGCAAGCAACCTGCGGACAGCTATTTAGGACCTACTGAAACATACTATACAGGTAAAAACGCTACTAGACATTAG
- a CDS encoding AraC family transcriptional regulator, which translates to MDWLKNLNQAMEYIEENLAEELDLKEAARRAYCSEYHFSRMFSYLAGITLSEYIRRRRLTLAAFELQTNDVRIIDVAMKYGYNSADAFSRAFQALHGMPPSMAKSNGPSLKAYPRMTFQLTVQGGNAMHYRIVEKGPFRIVGIMKRVPIQFNGVNSEIESMWRSLTPEDIVQLKALSDTEPRGLIQASVNFSEERMEEKGSLDHYVGVATSKECPEHLTNLEVPEATWAVFEAVGPFPDTLQNVWGRIYSEWFPSASYELARGPEILWNESKEVSSPNFRSEIWIPVIKK; encoded by the coding sequence GTGGATTGGCTTAAGAATCTAAATCAGGCAATGGAATATATCGAAGAAAATCTTGCGGAGGAGTTGGATTTGAAGGAGGCTGCGAGGCGGGCTTATTGTTCCGAATATCACTTTTCAAGGATGTTTTCATATCTTGCAGGAATTACGCTATCGGAGTACATCCGTCGGAGACGTCTGACACTTGCTGCATTTGAGCTTCAAACTAACGATGTAAGAATTATTGATGTGGCGATGAAGTACGGATACAACTCAGCAGATGCCTTTTCAAGAGCTTTTCAGGCTCTGCATGGGATGCCGCCCTCTATGGCAAAGTCCAATGGACCTTCATTAAAGGCCTATCCACGTATGACCTTTCAATTAACCGTACAGGGAGGAAATGCAATGCATTATCGTATTGTAGAAAAGGGACCATTCCGAATTGTGGGCATCATGAAGAGGGTACCCATTCAGTTTAATGGTGTGAATTCGGAAATCGAGTCCATGTGGAGAAGCTTAACGCCGGAGGATATCGTTCAACTCAAAGCACTCTCGGATACTGAACCAAGGGGATTGATTCAAGCATCGGTGAATTTTTCCGAGGAGCGTATGGAGGAGAAGGGATCGCTTGATCACTATGTTGGCGTCGCTACAAGCAAGGAGTGTCCCGAGCATCTGACGAATCTAGAGGTTCCCGAAGCAACCTGGGCTGTGTTTGAAGCGGTCGGCCCATTCCCGGATACTTTACAGAACGTATGGGGACGTATTTATTCAGAATGGTTTCCTTCTGCGAGTTACGAGTTGGCAAGAGGGCCGGAAATATTATGGAATGAGAGTAAGGAAGTATCCTCTCCAAATTTCAGAAGCGAAATTTGGATACCTGTCATAAAAAAATAA